ttaaaactccccggagaaataaaagtatgcaaagtatactgttttatttacttaaaaagcatgatgttcttaaaattacacatcttataagcttttcaaaggttttactttgattctcgggagaacgtgatgttggaacgtgaggttggaaaccattggtactatgaattgtgggtcaaaatttactgactccgaaaaaatatatcggatcaatgtgtaaacgtttgtgacgtcacacgattatttttgattgaaagtgtactgaggtgaactttagaggtaacattgactgtatgtcgcttacatcgttattgtttttactgtctaaatttgtcttgctgattctcgtgagagtgtgaagtgataaaaattgccatgattacagggaactactgggacgattaaaacgatgcattactggtccgatttactgacgccaaaaaaatccgttgaatgaatgtgcaactagtccgaattttctattcacacacgccttgccggtagagctcgcttcgcgccggcgctgtgtgccggcgagctgcgctcgctattatatcccatttgggagatTGGTCTCAACCTGTTAGATTTAGCTACAGAGTTTGAATTAATTACATTACTTACATCTATAGCTTTATTTATCTACCTGAACATGCTGAAGTAGGATTTATTTATCTACTCAATGGTACTTTACATAATTGAGCatttatttgcacaaaatttcGAGGTGCAGCAATAATTTTCAGCTTTATAAATTCACCTGAAAACAACATGAACAATTCATGCAAAAAATAACTCTTAAAGATGTTGCTCTTTCAGTGCAATTGCAGTCAAAGTTTTAAGTTCAAAGCTTTGTATGACCTGTTTTTGTGTGACCAAACAGCTACTTCTTAAATGAAATAACAAAGAACATTTTTGGTTAACATAATAAATGGTTGGTTATAATTCAGCACAATGTAAAGTAATCACACTTATCCATGCCTCGTCGCACAAAAGATGACATACAGATACTCAATATATCTAGATTGAGGGTTAATCGCGACTTTTTGTCTGTTTAAGCATTGCATAAAAGtagtttattaattaataaacctAACTGCTTCAATATAAGGTTGGTAAATAAAGCTATGAAGATAATTTCAGCTATGTAGCTAAATCTAGTGATTGTACCCGACCACAAATTAAGTTCATCCACTATGAAAAAAGTCCAGATTTTCTGatttgaaatgccccctctaccacttcaggtttcaatacacaaccaaaAATAGAAAGCAAAACCAAAAGAGATAATGGGGCATGACAAAACAGAAATTTATTGTAGTGAGTGAATGTAGTTTGGGTTAAAagatatttatgattatcaaaatattaataaaagaatgGAAACACATTAATACACCAAAGTTAAATTGCAGTCGGTTTCTAtcctaaaaaatatattttgtaaaaaatcttGCATTCAAGTATTGATtaatgttactttttttttgaTAGACAATGAATTTTACCTTATTtggagaatttttttaaaaagtagataAAAATAATGTGTGTAATGTTGTAGACAACTACAACATACTTCTTGTATGTGTTTATGtgtaatacacatgtacaagCTAGTCCAAATCTCTGTTTTTCCGAAATCTTTTAACCCTTATAGAAACATACTTGTCCTGAAATGTCTTGACCCTACACCAACTATACTCTTTctcgagtttttgcttccaccagtccactttttgcttgatatttcaataataataaatacctttatgctcaaactacgttcatccactaatttGAAAAACgttcagattatctgttttgaaacgctgccttctaccgcttcaggtttcaatacacatcccaaaatagaaagtctacggggattttgcattgcatcagccttTAACAAGCCCGCATGATAACGTTGAAAGGGGTCccaagtacttccgaatggagaaaagatgtaaacatttcccattataaatctctttaagaaatttgttttcgttcctgtaaacttttatgagtgaaaagggataatttgttaatgaagatatctttgatatattccatttcatcgatttcaactgtacttctttcacatgtatgtgtatttttatcaaaaatcatcaaaaagtgatggaagcaataacttgggacagactatagactGCAGAAgtgaaatacatatatgtaatatgAATACTTGTTCTACTTTGATCTACACAGGTTTTGAGCTGAAAGAAAGATGAGTGCGAAACAAATGATAGCAGTCCTCCAGGAACTGGGATATCCCAAGGCCAGTAAGCTGGATCCCAAAGGTCTGGAATGGATGTTTGAAAATGAGGCAATGCTGCCATTTTTGGAATGGTTCTGTAACAGTGTGAGCACTGCTAATTTTCTCTCCAAGGCCGAAGTCGAACAGtaagaaaatgatttattcCTCATTTTGCATCCCACACAAGTATATTTATGTCTTATCCCAGCTGAGAAATCTCTATGAACATGTCAACTTTAGTTGCAAAGTTAGtctgttttataaaatgtttgaaattcaaTTTCGAAATGAAATTGCAAATCATTTGCTCACaatattataatgaatttaaGTCTCAtacattgatttcattttattgacAATAACTACTCTCTGCAAACAGCTACAAACAAATAcacattgtatacatgtacgatCATAACAAAGACCTGTTGcataatgataattttctacTAGTATAAATTGTATTATCTGATTTGAATTCATAAATTTTGTAGATTTCATTCATTTGAGAATTCAGAGGAGGGTATTTTGGAAGGAGAACAGTTAGAACTTGCTTTGAAAAACATGAAAGTTTCTCAGGATGAACATGTTTCTGAGGCCCAGTTAGAGTAAGTAACTAAGTCTATTGTTTACCAGATGGATGCAGGTTATAAAATTAATCGTATGTGAAGTTGAGGAATTTCATTATGGTATTTGACAGACTACATGAGTGCACTTCATTTGAAGACTTTTAAGATCATTGTAAAGATTAtctttacaatttatttattatcatttagtttttccGAGAGAAATGTGATGGCAACTTGTATAAGTAAATCTATTGCTTATATCTATAAGTGAATGGTGACTTGCTTTGTTCATCCTGTTGGGTTATTGCTCTTTACACACAAGAAACTTGCAATGAATTGATTTTGCACTAGTTGACCAATCACCTTTTTTGTCTACAAGCAAAACCAATTGTATTccatttttatctttgaaaagaaCCCCTTTAATAGATGTATGTAGTAATATACAAGATATTAAATTATCTTAGACAAGAAATTGAGCAGTTGACAGATAGTTTGGAGAGAAGTCAAAAACGAAAGCAAAGCCTTATTCAAAAAAGGAACAAGTTGAGgtaagactttttttttcactgctgattaaagattttttctcgtgatttttttttttgcaaaattaattttatataatatattaagaTTGGCCTTGTTATGTGCTTCagatactgtaaacgtactacatttggctgtgtattctatttagcgcttttggcggaacGATACTTTCGCTAAATCAAGTACCGGTACAttgctaaatgccatgcataaaTGTATAACAATAGTTACATTCAGGAaaacgctaattcaaatccacgtcaacttgttcaaaaactaatttccgccaaatatcgtacacgcaaAATAtgatacgtttacagtattcaaATCTTTTCAACTCACTAACTACtctagattccttattttatgcgagtacttaatttcgCGATTTAACGGTTTTGCATCAAATtccaagaatataaaatcgtgaGCACcgaattattttcataattccaAATAGTTTAAGTCTGTTTGAcaaataaaagtgagattttgAAATCTGTGAGATGTGCTTCTCAcgattttacgtggatattaACTCTTCCCATTAAATTTGGAATTTACAGTACTTTATGTAATCTGTGCCTCAAATGGTAGATGAAAATAATGCACTTTAACtggatgttgatttttttttataatttttagtcTCCACCACACTTCACTGAGTCATACACAGTCTAAACTGTCCCAAACAGAGACCAGAGTAAGAGCTCAGTATAAACGAAGTCTCGATCAAAACCAGACAGATAATGCAAAGGTAGGCAAAGAACGTGAGGAAGTTAATTTAGAATTAAGTAATAAACCatcaatatttgtatttaaCTACTGTAAAATCTTGTTGAAATCCAGATCAAAACCAGACAGATAATGCCAAGGTAGGCAAAGAACTTTAGgaagttaattttaatttagtaATAAACCATCCATATCTGTACATTGAAAGTCTTGTTTATCAAACAGGAAAAGGCAAGTAAATTAGAGGAGGGCTGAAGATCATCAATACCGTTATATTGAAATTTACACATAGCTTGGTCAATGATAGAATATGTCCTTTGTAGATTAACACTAGTTTGGAGCAGTTAGTTGAGACAGTTGGTCAGCTGAGTGAAATTTATGAGCTGCCTGTTCAGGAAAAAGCAGAGGAAGCTATGCCAATGTTTTTATCTCAGCTCTCCTTAGATGAATATCACCAGAAAGAGGAGAGATTTTCTCAGGAGTTGTCTCACTttacaaagaagaaattttttgaggttaaattttcatttttttcaaaacatttctattaaactttaaaaaaaaatgattgatagaATTAAACTAATGGTAATAAATATTGCTTGTTCAAATTACAATTGACTTTTAATAATTGCAGGGTATAGCAGATGTGGCCGGCCAGAGTGAAGGATCTCGTTATGAAATATTGGAAATTAATGACCCCagtatttcattaattaaaggGGGAGGCCAGGAAGTCAATATAAGCCAATGTAAAGAATTGTCCAGAATACAAAAAAGGTGaacatttctaaaattaaacttttaaagttAATATTATGGTGACTTCAAGATTAAGTATATATACTTGTGAGTATTTTCTTTTGGGATTGGATGAAAAGCAAAAGCGTTCtaattattttttagttttcctGCTGCTAAACTAAAACACATAGAAGCAAAGTTAGCAAGTACCCAAGCTGACCGTCGTTTAGAAACTGCAGAGGATATACTGAAGTTAATTCAAGCTGGAGAGTTTGCCAAGGACCATAACTCTATCAAGTAATTCTTGGAACAATTTGAATGCCAACTTTTTATTGTTAAAGTAGTATTTAATCCACTGATGAAACTTTCATATAGATCAAAATGATTGATGAGGTGATGAGTTCTTGATTCAACTTATTGAATATTGCTCTAAAAgtgtttaaagtaattataaaacttCCCATTAATTAACGTATCAATGTAGCTAGTATAATGCTATCATGGCTATATAATTCTAGGTTCAATGATAAACTTGATATTTGATCTATTTTTAagtacctgtacatgtatttccatgGTCCCTctaaagtttatttttctttcaacacTTGATTTTGATCCTCATTACCTCATTGATATGTCGTAAACTTGCTTCCTGTTTCTCTAAGTGAACGTTTAAGTGACACAGACTCCTCTCTACAAATGGTGGTAAGGGACCTAGAAATTTTGTCCCGAGATGAGATCCCAGGATTAATTCAGGAGAGCCTAAGTTCCCAAGTCTCCCACATTCTAACAGGGGATTACAATCTCAAGCTTGCCAGGCAGGATTACTTCATTTCAAACCAGGACCAGGTATAGTTTGTCTTGTAGATCATCCCAATTCTGGATCTGTTAaagtaatttatttgtttggaTTCATGTGTTTGGTTGTTATTTGGATTCCATGTATACATGGAATAGTATGCAACCCGTAATCTGGGTCAATCACTGGGTCTCATGTgatatgttttacatacatcagatccatttttttttctaacaaacgCAAGTTATTTAACGCTACACGTATAATCTTTTCTTCCTTCCGTTTTGTAGGTTATACATCCTTTAGTTCAACAAAGAGCAAGGAACGAATTCCTTACGATGGCCTTTGAGCTTGAGAACCGTAACCATAGAGACATCCATCGACTCCTTGTGGCGGTCAAGCAGCTTCTACAGAATCATTTAAAAGATTGGCATGCTAGAATGGTAATGAAATTCatgatttatatgtatttgttcatcatataataacattttattatgaGACATTTCTAGTGTTGGTAAAGGTTTATAGAATTTAACCTGTGTGTGACTTATATGACTTATGAGCTCATGAATCAAAAGGGGACTTACCCGTAATCCCTAGTGAATGACTTGCACTATTCAATTTTATTGTGATTTTCTTCAACCTTTTAAGAAAAGTTCTCTCAAACACTTACTGGTTAtgaatttgcattttttctcccactaataaaatcatagctaGCAAAACTAAAATCATGTCATGATGACCTGCATAATTAACATTGCCTCAAGTGTAAAGGGTTGAAAAGGGAAAGTGATGATATAAGgaatttcttgatttcttttattcttCACATAATAATGCTTggttaataaatatattgaaaacgtTCAAATGCTTTATTAGATCCAAAAAACAGgatgtatatatcaattaattCTACATCCAGCATTAGCAAAAAGACTCTGTAAGAATCAGTAGTATAAATTTGCTCATTGATGTATGattaaactaaattaaattgaaatttggaCATAAGTTCAAGGCAGGTAGAGATATTGCCAATGTGAAACCAATATTTGTCTTGTCAGAAGGTCTACAAATTTCACTCATTTTGAGGTTCTATGACCATAATCAAGGCTACGTCATCATTCATCCAAAGAGGTCCCACAAAGGTATTCCGAAATAAGTTTTTCTTGGACAGCTTGGTTTAAAAGAGTTCTGAATCCTAACTTTTCAAGTTATTTAGTCAATTCACTCCAAGTCAATTATCTGCTATGAATATCTGatcctaaattttcaaaaatctgtaGTGTTTTAATTGAATTCAGTTATGTTGCCAAAAtagttcaatttaaaaaaaaatgaacactgTCAGCTTTCATGTACTGATAGCCTGCAAAACAAGCATGGGATGTACCGGTAAAATGGGCTTTATGAAGTCTGTTGTTGAATTTAAAGTTTGTGCATAAAAAATTCCTTTACCTTGAAAGTTCAAAGAAATTGGGTCAGGTGCATGTTAAATGGGTTTGGAGGCAACTggaatttttttgttaggcctttTAGAAAGTAAGACATCATTATACCTGTATATCAGGTTTTTCCGCGAGTATCCAATTTCCACTTTGTTTGAGATGATTTCAGAATAgcggaaaataaataaaagtaaaggactatatatggttttagcctaaaatggccccctaaaatgaacattgtcatgttactgtaattctttgttttatttgtacaaatatacatttgaagttttttcattattttcattttgatttaagtgcccacaatttaaaaatatgacatccaaaagtttaccttttcccgccattttctcatttttagcataaaatggCTTGTTTTGagtcagtttttctttaaggaaacattgagcgactgcttgaacaaacaaaatattttcaccaaagatgtatctctccaatacttataagtgacaaaaagttcgttcttgttcaaagagtcgctcttaTATtccccattcgaaaaaagataagaacaatgtcaatttttgattgattttgattgaattataaaaatagcgtcacttctggcGTCATATAcagccagtgagtgcatatcaatcaaataaataggtgaaaaacatttttcatgtCATCTCTtctataaaataacacaacaaattaatgtaccggtacctgaatcattttaaaaatagcgaatttggggggccaaatttgactaatatcatatatatagttctttggtACAAAGTCTTGTTCTTGTAACAGAGTTCTCTCTTTCCTTACAAAGTAAACAGTAAATAATGAAAGTACGATGAACTGTAATCAGATAGTAGAGGTAGAAAATGCGGGATCAGGGCCTGGGACAAGCACCAGATAACAAGTAAGCCTCtctgtttatttaataatccaCTGAAAAGCTAACTAAAGTAGTCAGAATCGTGAAATATATTCTCActatgactttgaaatagtgaaaatttgatttgcgctaattttatataccggtactatTCTAGGTTCTGATTTGTGGAAAAAACATGACTAAGAAAAAACCTGATATTCAGTATTCATTCCATTTATTCgttctatttacatgtatcatacatatttcttattttttttgaaagtttctgtataaatttttcaatattgtatttGACTTTTGAATTGGAGTTGTTGATAAAAACTTTTATCTCTTTTCtttgttaaacatttaaaagaaaaatcaaacagGTTGATGGAAGTCATAAacatataaaatcattaaagaGGGTAAAAAGGACTTTGCAagattctacatgtatatctggtatttttttttgggggggggggaggaataTGAAATGGCCACATAAAAGGTAATAAAAGGCACACTTCTTGCTGATTGATTGATTGTTATCAGTGCTGGCTCTCATAAAGGACATGATCCTCTGAAATGTATTGCTTATCAGGCAGTTGACCTCTTTTTATctaatctaaaaataattataataaataactgGTATTTAATATACAGAATTTAACCTTCAATGTAACAGACTAATCACTGCTGTTTTTGTTATCAACTAGAATAATGTGATTCCATGTCACACTTTTTATTGTGGTTCACGCAGCGGAAGGAAATGTGTTGGTGTCCCACAATTAAACGTAGGTTCATCAATTTTTAGCAATTTCAATGAAACCCAGCCCTATCGCCACTTGTgataaatatgttatttttgcCTACTTGCTGAATATAGCCTTCCTTGAACTACTTATTGATCACCTTATACCGAATTTGTGGGTTATTCATGCAACagtgcatattttattttgtacatagcaatgtttttgtaaataGCTGGTTGACACAGTGAAGAATGAGTTGAATCAGCGATATGGTTGATTGATAATGATAGTAGTAATTGCCCATTGAGATCATATTTGTaggtaataaaattattttcgcAAAAGAAATAGGTTTATGAATGTTTGGCCTTTATCCGTGAtagttttgtgtttatttgcaaaagctacacgtttattcgcgaaagttttgtgtttattcatgaaaaaaaccatttgttttatgtatgaaaatgagctcaatgggctttggtagaatacatatattacgttaacaaaaataagaaatataaaaaaattccaggTAACATACTGTTGTGATAGAAGGATTGATTGACGGTTGGAGAGTGACAAGaatctttttaaattcaaactCATTTTTAAGTGTGAATTAATGTACCTACgatgtattaattatttatttttgcttGTACTACAACATGAAGATATCAACTGGCCTAGAAATGGGTAGAATCTGACATTATGTAgataaatgttaacaaaatatggTAAACAACTTGTTTATTAGGTTGGTTATGTTAGTTGAcatttaaaggaagtgaacattgAGAAATAATCAGGGCTAAAATCTGTCAGTATGATGTAAATAATGATTTCTGAAAACCATATAGACACAGCTTTCCTCCGTAATAAGATATTCCAATAAGAATAACTAATTCGGCACTGcaatattgttaaatttattacctccctgctgggttTTCTCaaagcatctaagagagggcagcaccAATGCTGAcgtcagtgagacacattgc
This portion of the Magallana gigas chromosome 7, xbMagGiga1.1, whole genome shotgun sequence genome encodes:
- the LOC105322969 gene encoding HAUS augmin-like complex subunit 3, with protein sequence MSAKQMIAVLQELGYPKASKLDPKGLEWMFENEAMLPFLEWFCNSVSTANFLSKAEVEQFHSFENSEEGILEGEQLELALKNMKVSQDEHVSEAQLEQEIEQLTDSLERSQKRKQSLIQKRNKLSLHHTSLSHTQSKLSQTETRVRAQYKRSLDQNQTDNAKINTSLEQLVETVGQLSEIYELPVQEKAEEAMPMFLSQLSLDEYHQKEERFSQELSHFTKKKFFEGIADVAGQSEGSRYEILEINDPSISLIKGGGQEVNISQCKELSRIQKSFPAAKLKHIEAKLASTQADRRLETAEDILKLIQAGEFAKDHNSINERLSDTDSSLQMVVRDLEILSRDEIPGLIQESLSSQVSHILTGDYNLKLARQDYFISNQDQVIHPLVQQRARNEFLTMAFELENRNHRDIHRLLVAVKQLLQNHLKDWHARMKMMDDPMLTPAKYKRSTIDSRDGFAKRLHNVLEVDNAQQLFLTYSSLEEGADRLKQVYSMSCNQAETALSNKEEILEALEQNMHGCEEMIYSGSSTTHGQPSLTPPQLQSAMTQLEGMLGRLEHSIKDIVRNLEQKKQTLKSDPLLYKERKLYVYFFTNPACLRQLFDEMSSRLQAQKM